Proteins co-encoded in one Ziziphus jujuba cultivar Dongzao chromosome 9, ASM3175591v1 genomic window:
- the LOC107407561 gene encoding glycine-rich cell wall structural protein 1.0-like, producing MRRYCRQHPNPQVIKVSESMKLWVVHAMKRWTRSCNKNWTMGRMTNAQQIYTMESLAELLSVPDRVEIVLQPLDDDAHAAHVAGWFQNHHGAFPGGEGHPQLGRFALPVGSGSEHESDRSYDDNNNYGGYGRGRRGGRGGGRGGGGGGGGGGGGGRGRGGGGGREKQYIDKVVCHSFNFRQN from the coding sequence ATGCGACGCTACTGCCGGCAACATCCTAATCCGCAAGTGATAAAGGTGTCTGAAAGCATGAAGTTGTGGGTGGTACATGCAATGAAACGGTGGACACGAAGCTGCAACAAAAATTGGACAATGGGACGCATGACGAATGCACAACAGATTTATACAATGGAATCGTTGGCAGAGCTACTGAGTGTGCCGGATCGTGTGGAGATAGTGCTTCAACCGCTCGATGATGATGCACATGCGGCACATGTGGCAGGCTGGTTCCAAAATCATCATGGTGCATTTCCTGGAGGAGAGGGGCATCCACAGTTAGGTCGATTTGCTTTGCCTGTAGGGTCAGGGTCTGAGCATGAATCTGACCGTTCCTATGATGACAATAACAATTATGGTGGTTATGGAAGAGGACGTCGTGGTGGTCGTGGTGGTGgtcgtggtggtggtggtggtggtggtggtggtggtggtggtggaagaggacgtggtggtggtggtggacgTGAAAAACAGTACATTGATAAAGTTGTGTGTCACAGCTTCAACTTCAgacaaaattaa